The following are encoded in a window of Rubellicoccus peritrichatus genomic DNA:
- a CDS encoding VWA domain-containing protein translates to MGSVNTYPSAPITNRSEISKSKLKAFRTRNQGLIMVIVISLVVHLVGLIILGGMTIYNVSSQEDAEFDTPPRPPEQPIEKVKIRIARDMKKSSPLRQVVQVQNIADMNPMDIALPNIKSTDRVGFAKSKYAGGLSMMVGLPSISFFGLESSASTIVFVVDVSGSMILGGRGEDGFKKVADEILRVIKGIEESGSSVRFNIIGFAGQVDKLNGRLIEANDQNLKRAERWLKSNDPAKALSKFDNLKSIKWENYRDAYHKGTRADLGLKAAFAMNPEQIIFLSDGEPTTVNGSDVLKIVNELQSGRDPSVQISTISYLSKNGQNFLKSLASQNNGNFQIIN, encoded by the coding sequence ATGGGAAGCGTAAACACATACCCCAGTGCACCGATAACCAATCGCTCTGAAATCAGTAAGAGCAAATTGAAAGCTTTCAGAACACGCAATCAGGGCCTGATTATGGTGATCGTGATCAGTCTGGTCGTACATCTGGTCGGATTGATTATTCTTGGGGGTATGACGATATACAATGTAAGCTCGCAGGAAGACGCCGAGTTCGATACCCCACCTCGCCCACCAGAGCAACCTATAGAAAAGGTCAAGATTCGCATTGCTCGGGACATGAAAAAATCATCACCACTGAGGCAAGTCGTTCAGGTCCAAAACATTGCCGACATGAACCCGATGGATATTGCTTTACCCAACATTAAGAGTACGGATCGAGTAGGCTTTGCTAAATCCAAATATGCCGGTGGTCTATCCATGATGGTCGGGCTCCCGTCCATTTCATTCTTCGGCCTAGAGTCAAGCGCCAGCACCATTGTATTTGTTGTCGATGTATCAGGTAGCATGATTCTAGGAGGAAGAGGTGAAGACGGCTTCAAAAAAGTGGCCGACGAGATTCTCCGAGTCATCAAAGGCATCGAAGAAAGCGGGTCCAGCGTACGATTCAATATTATCGGTTTTGCTGGACAGGTCGACAAACTGAACGGCAGGCTCATTGAGGCCAATGACCAAAACCTCAAACGCGCCGAACGCTGGCTAAAAAGTAACGATCCAGCAAAAGCGCTTAGCAAGTTCGATAACTTGAAAAGCATCAAGTGGGAGAACTACAGAGATGCCTATCACAAAGGCACACGGGCTGATCTAGGATTAAAAGCTGCCTTCGCCATGAATCCGGAACAGATTATATTTCTATCTGATGGTGAGCCAACCACGGTTAATGGATCAGATGTCCTCAAAATAGTCAATGAGCTCCAGTCAGGAAGAGACCCATCCGTGCAAATCAGCACAATATCCTACTTAAGCAAGAATGGACAGAATTTCCTAAAATCGCTTGCCAGCCAAAACAACGGGAACTTTCAAATCATAAATTGA